One Chaetodon auriga isolate fChaAug3 chromosome 14, fChaAug3.hap1, whole genome shotgun sequence genomic window carries:
- the nsd2 gene encoding histone-lysine N-methyltransferase NSD2 isoform X2 gives MDSKGSSLPSMPEPANPISMKQPPESLSVRKGGGDMSNDPALLMDKAAAQPAATLQDGVLPKMAGHSHNNHSHERLKDLTSRVLNGDQDALPKLCVPEPPMPKGAEVPATNGTHQHNCTPHAEPELKVTIPQVVKQPLFEPYCANGTSLATTTEETISASEKRQDAKKRRGRPHKPKPQPNLSSSPVPVEPLDHTNADAAADEPVLIPELMKEATEESPLPTSFSVGDVVWTKVSGYPWWPCMVTADPEFNGHFKQKQKATNSRSGLLYHVQYFGDAPERGYIFEKNMVSFTGEDQYQELSQGNKQPASRVIHKKTAPSVPRKLKAQWNMGVIQAKEAVSMSLDERMTNFAFLYDDDGPHLNPHIMEKLRPEQSNKMDQETESRLSPNLPSLLADPANGPTATPRSQDSTSAGKKTQAPKTKLKTEEWQKRDKAHQNDFLLNDTVSSKEMSHPQPASQGPTTSAPDIQAESIIPQKRKRRPKQVQSPAKTVRRRKKSAVDSTSDPVKKRKSKPVSSTEDISEQVSLPVSVPVKGGWKKTSKRPLTDAAAEKGQQPRKRRKTSKDAEKQASTSEGPDKKQRRRKKTDKDLKETKKRLKKSPAVLTDDQDAEKPKRRRKRKQDGENQGTPSKAKKSRSSPCPDPEGSGSEGRPDSPSDSLDGTKKGERKKEFVCQACEQAGEDLVPCEGQCCGMFHLHCLGLSFKPDEKLQCQECRTGIHSCFNCKKSEGTVRRCHVPHCGKFYHDACIRLNPLTVFDNKGFRCPLHTCLGCHYGCRTKHKSTKGRLMRCLRCPVAYHAGDLCVAAGSEMITNTAIICTNHFNAKKAYSHHSHVNVSWCFVCSKGGQLLCCESCPAAFHPDCLNIAMPDGSWFCNDCRAGKKPKYRDIIWVKLGTYRWWPAEIHHPRNIPTNIQHLRHEIGEFPVFFFGSKDYFWTHQGRVFPYMEGDRGSKHQRTGIGKVFKNALLEAEARFKEIKIKREAKEAQENSRKPPPYKFIKVNKPFGKVQVYTADISEIPKCNCKPTDERPCGFESECLNRMLQYECHPQACPSGERCCNQDFTKRLYPETKIIKTPGKGWGLVCLRDIKKGEFVNEYIGELIDEEECRARIKYAQENNITDFYMLTIDKDRIIDAGPKGNYSRFMNHSCQPNCETQKWTVNGDTRVGLFAVCDIPVGTELTFNYNLDCLGNEKTVCRCGAPNCSGFLGDRPKNSNGQAAEQKGKRLKRKYKKRKSEGKKKSEDECFRCGDGGQLVLCDKKTCTKAYHLSCLNLTKRPFGRWDCPWHHCDVCGKNSEAFCQLCPNSFCKAHQEGALRPWPPTGQLCCLEHDELEGADHQDQNVDSETSATAAAAVAGHPPKGSRKADGAEAKTKGSKRKAAEA, from the exons ATGGACAGCAAAGGTAGCTCCCTGCCTTCGATGCCTGAACCAGCCAACCCGATCAGCATGAAGCAGCCACCAGAGTCCCTCAGCGTACGGAAAGGTGGGGGGGACATGAGCAACGACCCTGCTCTACTAATGGACAAAGCTGCTGCCCAGCCGGCTGCCACACTACAAGACGGTGTCCTTCCGAAGATGGCTGGCCACAGTCATAACAACCACAGCCACGAGAGGCTCAAAGACCTCACCTCCCGTGTGCTGAATGGGGACCAAGACGCTCTGCCGAAGCTTTGTGTCCCGGAGCCACCTATGCCTAAGGGTGCTGAAGTCCCTGCTACGAATGGCACCCATCAGCACAACTGCACTCCTCATGCTGAACCTGAACTGAAGGTGACGATACCCCAGGTGGTCAAGCAGCCGCTGTTTGAGCCATACTGTGCCAATGGGACCAGTTTGGCAACAACCACCGAAGAGACTATATCTGCATCCGAGAAGAGACAGGACGCGAAGAAAAGGAGGGGGAGACCTCACAAACCAAAACCTCAACCAAACCTCAGTTCCTCTCCCGTCCCAGTGGAGCCGCTTGACCACACAAATGCtgatgcagcagctgatgag cCTGTTCTCATTCCGGAGTTAATGAAGGAGGCTACGGAGGAGTCCCCTCTGCCGACCTCTTTTTCTGTTGGTGATGTGGTTTGGACCAAGGTGTCAGGATACCCCTGGTGGCCTTGCATGGTGACCGCAGACCCTGAATTCAACGGTcacttcaaacagaaacagaaag caaCCAACAGCAGGTCGGGCCTCCTTTACCATGTGCAGTATTTTGGAGATGCCCCAGAGAGAGGTTACATCTTTGAGAAGAACATGGTGTCCTTCACAGGGGAGGATCAATACCAGGAGCTTAGCCAGGGTAACAAGCAGCCAGCCTCCCGTGTCATCCACAAAAAG ACGGCTCCCTCTGTGCCCCGTAAACTCAAGGCTCAGTGGAACATGGGTGTTATTCAAGCCAAGGAGGCCGTCAGCATGTCACTGGATGAGCGTATGACCAACTTCGCATTTCTGTATGATGATGACGGGCCTCATTTGAACCCCCACATCATGGAGAAGTTGAGGCCAGAACAGAGCAACAAGATGGACCAGGAAACGGAGTCTAGGCTTAGCCCAAATTTGCCCTCGCTGCTGGCGGACCCTGCCAACGGCCCCACAGCCACCCCTCGCTCCCAAGACAGCACTTCAGCAGGGAAAAAGACACAAGCGcccaaaacaaaactcaaaacgGAAGAATGGCAGAAGAGGGACAAAGCACATCAAAACGATTTCCTATTGAACGACACAGTTTCTTCCAAAGAAATGAGTCATCCGCAGCCGGCCTCACAG GGTCCCACCACTTCTGCACCAGACATACAAGCTGAATCAATCATACctcagaagagaaagaggagaccCAAGCAGGTTCAGTCTCCCGCGAAGAccgtgaggaggaggaaaaaatctGCAGTCGACAGCACTTCTGACCCCGTGAAGAAAAGGAAATCAAAGCCGGTTTCTTCGACAGAAGACATTTCAGAACAAGTCTCACTTCCAGTTTCAGTTCCAG tcaAGGGGGGGTGGAAGAAGACCTCTAAAAGGCCACTAACAGACGCCGCAGCAGAGAAGGGTCAGCAGCCTAGAAAGAGACGTAAAACAAgcaaagatgctgaaaaacag GCCTCCACCTCAGAGGGACCAGacaaaaagcagagaagaagaaagaaaactgacaaaGACCTAAAAGAAACCAAGAAGCGGCTAAAAAAGTCACCAGCTGTCCTTACTG ATGACCAAGACGCAGAGAAACCAAAGCGtaggaggaaaagaaagcaggatGGAGAGAACCAGGGCACCCCCTCCAAGGCAAAGAAGAGCCGGTCCTCCCCATGTCCTGATCCCGAG GGCTCTGGGAGTGAAGGACGCCCCGATTCTCCGAGCGACAGCTTGGACGGGACAAAGAAAGGCGAACGGAAGAAAGAGTTTGTCTGCCAG GCGTGTGAGCAGGCCGGTGAGGACTTGGTGCCCTGTGAAGGCCAGTGTTGTGGGATGTTTCACCTCCACTGTCTCGGCCTGTCATTCAAACCTGACGAGAAGCTGCAGTGTCAGGAGTGCAGGACGG GAATTCACTCATGTTTCAACTGTAAGAAGTCGGAGGGCACGGTGCGGCGCTGCCACGTCCCACACTGCGGCAAGTTTTACCACGATGCATGCATCCGCCTCAACCCCCTCACTGTGTTCGACAACAAGGGCTTCCGCTGTCCGCTCCACACCTGCCTGGGCTGCCACTACGGCTGCCGCACCAAGCACAAGTCCACCAAGG GTAGGCTGATGCGTTGCCTGCGCTGCCCCGTCGCGTACCACGCCGGTGATCTGTGCGTGGCTGCAGGCAGTGAGATGATCACCAACACCGCCATCATCTGCACCAACCACTTCAACGCCAAGAAGGCCTACAGCCACCACAGCCACGTTAATGTCAGCTGGTGCTTCGTCTGCTCCAAAG GAgggcagctgctctgctgtgaatcTTGTCCAGCAGCTTTTCACCCCGACTGTCTGAACATTGCAATGCCTGATGGGAGCTGGTTCTGCAACGACTGCCGGGCCGGGAAGAAGCCTAAATACAGGGACATCATCTGGGTCAAACTGGGAACATACAG GTGGTGGCCTGCAGAGATCCACCACCCCAGAAACATCCCCACCAACATCCAGCACCTGCGGCATGAGATTGGAGAGTTCCCGGTCTTTTTCTTCGGCTCCAAGGACTATTTCTGGACTCACCAGGGACGAGTGTTTCCCTACATGGAGGGAGACAGGGGCAGCAAGCACCAGAGGACCGGCATCGGCAAAGTCTTCAAAAATG ctctgttGGAGGCTGAAGCTCGATTCAAGGAGATAAAAATTAAACGAGAGGCCAAGGAGGCGCAAGAGAACAGCCGAAAACCACCTCCATACAAATTTATCAAG GTCAATAAACCCTTCGGTAAGGTTCAGGTCTACACCGCAGACATCTCTGAGATCCCCAAGTGTAACTGCAAGCCGACGGACGAGAGGCCGTGCGGGTTCGAGTCCGAGTGTCTGAACCGCATGCTGCAGTACGAGTGCCACCCTCAGGCGTGTCCCAGCGGCGAGCGCTGCTGTAACCAGGACTTCACCAAACGGCTCTACCCAGAGACCAAGATCATCAAGACGCCGGGCAAGGGCTGGGGCCTGGTCTGCCTGCGGGACATCAAGAAG GGCGAGTTTGTGAACGAGTACATCGGCGAGCTGATAGACGAGGAGGAGTGCAGGGCGAGGATCAAGTACGCCCAGGAAAACAACATCACCGACTTCTACATGCTCACCATCGACAAG gACCGGATCATTGACGCCGGTCCGAAGGGAAACTACTCTCGCTTCATGAACCACAGCTGTCAGCCCAACTGTGAGACGCAGAAGTGGACGGTGAACGGCGACACGCGGGTCGGCCTGTTCGCCGTCTGTGACATCCCAGTAG GGACTGAACTGACCTTTAATTACAACCTGGATTGCCTCGGGAACGAGAAGACCGTCTGTCGCTGTGGCGCTCCCAACTGCAGTGGTTTCCTCGGTGATCGTCCTAAG AACTCAAACGGCCAGGCAGCCGAGCAAAAAGGGAAAAGGTTGAAGAGGAAGTATAAAAAGAGGAAATCCgaaggaaagaagaaatctGAGGACGAGTGTTTCCGCTGCGGGGACGGAGGACAGCTGGTGCTCTGTGACAAGAAGACCTGCACCAAAGCTTATCACCTGTCCTGCCTCAACCTCACCAAGAGGCCGTTCG GCCGCTGGGACTGCCCCTGGCACCACTGTGACGTCTGCGGGAAGAACTCGGAGGCCTTCTGCCAGCTCTGCCCCAACTCCTTCTGCAAGGCTCACCAGGAGGGGGCGCTGCGTCCCTGGCCTCCCACGGGGCAGCTGTGCTGTCTGGAGCACGACGAGCTGGAAGGAGCGGACCACCAGGATCAGAACGTCGACTCCGAGACCAGCGCGACGGCCGCCGCCGCTGTCGCCGGCCATCCTCCCAAAGGCTCCAGGAAGGCGGACGGAGCCGAGGCCAAAACTAAGGGCTCCAAGAGGAAAGCAGCGGAGGCCtaa
- the nsd2 gene encoding histone-lysine N-methyltransferase NSD2 isoform X1, whose amino-acid sequence MDSKGSSLPSMPEPANPISMKQPPESLSVRKGGGDMSNDPALLMDKAAAQPAATLQDGVLPKMAGHSHNNHSHERLKDLTSRVLNGDQDALPKLCVPEPPMPKGAEVPATNGTHQHNCTPHAEPELKVTIPQVVKQPLFEPYCANGTSLATTTEETISASEKRQDAKKRRGRPHKPKPQPNLSSSPVPVEPLDHTNADAAADEPVLIPELMKEATEESPLPTSFSVGDVVWTKVSGYPWWPCMVTADPEFNGHFKQKQKATNSRSGLLYHVQYFGDAPERGYIFEKNMVSFTGEDQYQELSQGNKQPASRVIHKKTAPSVPRKLKAQWNMGVIQAKEAVSMSLDERMTNFAFLYDDDGPHLNPHIMEKLRPEQSNKMDQETESRLSPNLPSLLADPANGPTATPRSQDSTSAGKKTQAPKTKLKTEEWQKRDKAHQNDFLLNDTVSSKEMSHPQPASQGPTTSAPDIQAESIIPQKRKRRPKQVQSPAKTVRRRKKSAVDSTSDPVKKRKSKPVSSTEDISEQVSLPVSVPDVKVKRRRKQKSPDEQRADSSVKGGWKKTSKRPLTDAAAEKGQQPRKRRKTSKDAEKQASTSEGPDKKQRRRKKTDKDLKETKKRLKKSPAVLTDDQDAEKPKRRRKRKQDGENQGTPSKAKKSRSSPCPDPEGSGSEGRPDSPSDSLDGTKKGERKKEFVCQACEQAGEDLVPCEGQCCGMFHLHCLGLSFKPDEKLQCQECRTGIHSCFNCKKSEGTVRRCHVPHCGKFYHDACIRLNPLTVFDNKGFRCPLHTCLGCHYGCRTKHKSTKGRLMRCLRCPVAYHAGDLCVAAGSEMITNTAIICTNHFNAKKAYSHHSHVNVSWCFVCSKGGQLLCCESCPAAFHPDCLNIAMPDGSWFCNDCRAGKKPKYRDIIWVKLGTYRWWPAEIHHPRNIPTNIQHLRHEIGEFPVFFFGSKDYFWTHQGRVFPYMEGDRGSKHQRTGIGKVFKNALLEAEARFKEIKIKREAKEAQENSRKPPPYKFIKVNKPFGKVQVYTADISEIPKCNCKPTDERPCGFESECLNRMLQYECHPQACPSGERCCNQDFTKRLYPETKIIKTPGKGWGLVCLRDIKKGEFVNEYIGELIDEEECRARIKYAQENNITDFYMLTIDKDRIIDAGPKGNYSRFMNHSCQPNCETQKWTVNGDTRVGLFAVCDIPVGTELTFNYNLDCLGNEKTVCRCGAPNCSGFLGDRPKNSNGQAAEQKGKRLKRKYKKRKSEGKKKSEDECFRCGDGGQLVLCDKKTCTKAYHLSCLNLTKRPFGRWDCPWHHCDVCGKNSEAFCQLCPNSFCKAHQEGALRPWPPTGQLCCLEHDELEGADHQDQNVDSETSATAAAAVAGHPPKGSRKADGAEAKTKGSKRKAAEA is encoded by the exons ATGGACAGCAAAGGTAGCTCCCTGCCTTCGATGCCTGAACCAGCCAACCCGATCAGCATGAAGCAGCCACCAGAGTCCCTCAGCGTACGGAAAGGTGGGGGGGACATGAGCAACGACCCTGCTCTACTAATGGACAAAGCTGCTGCCCAGCCGGCTGCCACACTACAAGACGGTGTCCTTCCGAAGATGGCTGGCCACAGTCATAACAACCACAGCCACGAGAGGCTCAAAGACCTCACCTCCCGTGTGCTGAATGGGGACCAAGACGCTCTGCCGAAGCTTTGTGTCCCGGAGCCACCTATGCCTAAGGGTGCTGAAGTCCCTGCTACGAATGGCACCCATCAGCACAACTGCACTCCTCATGCTGAACCTGAACTGAAGGTGACGATACCCCAGGTGGTCAAGCAGCCGCTGTTTGAGCCATACTGTGCCAATGGGACCAGTTTGGCAACAACCACCGAAGAGACTATATCTGCATCCGAGAAGAGACAGGACGCGAAGAAAAGGAGGGGGAGACCTCACAAACCAAAACCTCAACCAAACCTCAGTTCCTCTCCCGTCCCAGTGGAGCCGCTTGACCACACAAATGCtgatgcagcagctgatgag cCTGTTCTCATTCCGGAGTTAATGAAGGAGGCTACGGAGGAGTCCCCTCTGCCGACCTCTTTTTCTGTTGGTGATGTGGTTTGGACCAAGGTGTCAGGATACCCCTGGTGGCCTTGCATGGTGACCGCAGACCCTGAATTCAACGGTcacttcaaacagaaacagaaag caaCCAACAGCAGGTCGGGCCTCCTTTACCATGTGCAGTATTTTGGAGATGCCCCAGAGAGAGGTTACATCTTTGAGAAGAACATGGTGTCCTTCACAGGGGAGGATCAATACCAGGAGCTTAGCCAGGGTAACAAGCAGCCAGCCTCCCGTGTCATCCACAAAAAG ACGGCTCCCTCTGTGCCCCGTAAACTCAAGGCTCAGTGGAACATGGGTGTTATTCAAGCCAAGGAGGCCGTCAGCATGTCACTGGATGAGCGTATGACCAACTTCGCATTTCTGTATGATGATGACGGGCCTCATTTGAACCCCCACATCATGGAGAAGTTGAGGCCAGAACAGAGCAACAAGATGGACCAGGAAACGGAGTCTAGGCTTAGCCCAAATTTGCCCTCGCTGCTGGCGGACCCTGCCAACGGCCCCACAGCCACCCCTCGCTCCCAAGACAGCACTTCAGCAGGGAAAAAGACACAAGCGcccaaaacaaaactcaaaacgGAAGAATGGCAGAAGAGGGACAAAGCACATCAAAACGATTTCCTATTGAACGACACAGTTTCTTCCAAAGAAATGAGTCATCCGCAGCCGGCCTCACAG GGTCCCACCACTTCTGCACCAGACATACAAGCTGAATCAATCATACctcagaagagaaagaggagaccCAAGCAGGTTCAGTCTCCCGCGAAGAccgtgaggaggaggaaaaaatctGCAGTCGACAGCACTTCTGACCCCGTGAAGAAAAGGAAATCAAAGCCGGTTTCTTCGACAGAAGACATTTCAGAACAAGTCTCACTTCCAGTTTCAGTTCCAG ATGTCAAAGTGAAGAGAAGGCGAAAGCAAAAGTCTCCTGATGAGCAGAGGGCTGATTCCTCAG tcaAGGGGGGGTGGAAGAAGACCTCTAAAAGGCCACTAACAGACGCCGCAGCAGAGAAGGGTCAGCAGCCTAGAAAGAGACGTAAAACAAgcaaagatgctgaaaaacag GCCTCCACCTCAGAGGGACCAGacaaaaagcagagaagaagaaagaaaactgacaaaGACCTAAAAGAAACCAAGAAGCGGCTAAAAAAGTCACCAGCTGTCCTTACTG ATGACCAAGACGCAGAGAAACCAAAGCGtaggaggaaaagaaagcaggatGGAGAGAACCAGGGCACCCCCTCCAAGGCAAAGAAGAGCCGGTCCTCCCCATGTCCTGATCCCGAG GGCTCTGGGAGTGAAGGACGCCCCGATTCTCCGAGCGACAGCTTGGACGGGACAAAGAAAGGCGAACGGAAGAAAGAGTTTGTCTGCCAG GCGTGTGAGCAGGCCGGTGAGGACTTGGTGCCCTGTGAAGGCCAGTGTTGTGGGATGTTTCACCTCCACTGTCTCGGCCTGTCATTCAAACCTGACGAGAAGCTGCAGTGTCAGGAGTGCAGGACGG GAATTCACTCATGTTTCAACTGTAAGAAGTCGGAGGGCACGGTGCGGCGCTGCCACGTCCCACACTGCGGCAAGTTTTACCACGATGCATGCATCCGCCTCAACCCCCTCACTGTGTTCGACAACAAGGGCTTCCGCTGTCCGCTCCACACCTGCCTGGGCTGCCACTACGGCTGCCGCACCAAGCACAAGTCCACCAAGG GTAGGCTGATGCGTTGCCTGCGCTGCCCCGTCGCGTACCACGCCGGTGATCTGTGCGTGGCTGCAGGCAGTGAGATGATCACCAACACCGCCATCATCTGCACCAACCACTTCAACGCCAAGAAGGCCTACAGCCACCACAGCCACGTTAATGTCAGCTGGTGCTTCGTCTGCTCCAAAG GAgggcagctgctctgctgtgaatcTTGTCCAGCAGCTTTTCACCCCGACTGTCTGAACATTGCAATGCCTGATGGGAGCTGGTTCTGCAACGACTGCCGGGCCGGGAAGAAGCCTAAATACAGGGACATCATCTGGGTCAAACTGGGAACATACAG GTGGTGGCCTGCAGAGATCCACCACCCCAGAAACATCCCCACCAACATCCAGCACCTGCGGCATGAGATTGGAGAGTTCCCGGTCTTTTTCTTCGGCTCCAAGGACTATTTCTGGACTCACCAGGGACGAGTGTTTCCCTACATGGAGGGAGACAGGGGCAGCAAGCACCAGAGGACCGGCATCGGCAAAGTCTTCAAAAATG ctctgttGGAGGCTGAAGCTCGATTCAAGGAGATAAAAATTAAACGAGAGGCCAAGGAGGCGCAAGAGAACAGCCGAAAACCACCTCCATACAAATTTATCAAG GTCAATAAACCCTTCGGTAAGGTTCAGGTCTACACCGCAGACATCTCTGAGATCCCCAAGTGTAACTGCAAGCCGACGGACGAGAGGCCGTGCGGGTTCGAGTCCGAGTGTCTGAACCGCATGCTGCAGTACGAGTGCCACCCTCAGGCGTGTCCCAGCGGCGAGCGCTGCTGTAACCAGGACTTCACCAAACGGCTCTACCCAGAGACCAAGATCATCAAGACGCCGGGCAAGGGCTGGGGCCTGGTCTGCCTGCGGGACATCAAGAAG GGCGAGTTTGTGAACGAGTACATCGGCGAGCTGATAGACGAGGAGGAGTGCAGGGCGAGGATCAAGTACGCCCAGGAAAACAACATCACCGACTTCTACATGCTCACCATCGACAAG gACCGGATCATTGACGCCGGTCCGAAGGGAAACTACTCTCGCTTCATGAACCACAGCTGTCAGCCCAACTGTGAGACGCAGAAGTGGACGGTGAACGGCGACACGCGGGTCGGCCTGTTCGCCGTCTGTGACATCCCAGTAG GGACTGAACTGACCTTTAATTACAACCTGGATTGCCTCGGGAACGAGAAGACCGTCTGTCGCTGTGGCGCTCCCAACTGCAGTGGTTTCCTCGGTGATCGTCCTAAG AACTCAAACGGCCAGGCAGCCGAGCAAAAAGGGAAAAGGTTGAAGAGGAAGTATAAAAAGAGGAAATCCgaaggaaagaagaaatctGAGGACGAGTGTTTCCGCTGCGGGGACGGAGGACAGCTGGTGCTCTGTGACAAGAAGACCTGCACCAAAGCTTATCACCTGTCCTGCCTCAACCTCACCAAGAGGCCGTTCG GCCGCTGGGACTGCCCCTGGCACCACTGTGACGTCTGCGGGAAGAACTCGGAGGCCTTCTGCCAGCTCTGCCCCAACTCCTTCTGCAAGGCTCACCAGGAGGGGGCGCTGCGTCCCTGGCCTCCCACGGGGCAGCTGTGCTGTCTGGAGCACGACGAGCTGGAAGGAGCGGACCACCAGGATCAGAACGTCGACTCCGAGACCAGCGCGACGGCCGCCGCCGCTGTCGCCGGCCATCCTCCCAAAGGCTCCAGGAAGGCGGACGGAGCCGAGGCCAAAACTAAGGGCTCCAAGAGGAAAGCAGCGGAGGCCtaa